A window of the Candidatus Paracaedimonas acanthamoebae genome harbors these coding sequences:
- a CDS encoding HlyD family secretion protein, producing MSKISRKNLLILGSLSSLLILILGLLWLFNWRYHESTDDAYVEADMVAISAKVTGYVAKIHIQDNQEVAAQSSLIEIDPVDFQAKFDEVQAGYQQTESEFLVLQQKISEQKAVILQAESAVIKAKTEILPTKRAFERSQILKVKSFASQERYDRTEADAQKAEAALKEAQANLTSAQKSLAVLEATTSIIKAQQAQSQAQLAQATQSLKETKLSAPWAGFIGNKAVQEGQLVRPGQFLMMLVSKRPFIRANFKETQITRMKPGQRVEVKVDAYPGQIFQGRIESLSPASGAVFSLLPPENATGNFTKIVQRIPVKIHLEDMNINTSFLRPGLSVIVKVFTKEG from the coding sequence ATGTCCAAAATCTCTCGTAAAAATCTTTTAATCTTAGGAAGCCTGAGCAGCCTACTTATCCTTATTTTAGGGCTCTTGTGGCTCTTCAACTGGCGTTATCATGAGAGTACTGATGATGCTTACGTTGAAGCCGATATGGTCGCTATTAGCGCAAAAGTCACCGGCTACGTTGCTAAAATTCATATTCAAGACAATCAAGAAGTTGCCGCCCAATCTTCGTTGATTGAAATTGATCCCGTCGATTTTCAGGCAAAATTTGATGAAGTTCAAGCAGGTTATCAACAAACTGAAAGTGAATTCCTTGTTTTGCAACAGAAAATTTCTGAACAAAAAGCCGTTATTCTTCAAGCTGAATCTGCGGTGATTAAAGCAAAAACCGAGATTTTGCCCACCAAACGGGCTTTTGAAAGATCCCAAATCCTCAAAGTAAAATCTTTTGCCAGCCAAGAACGATATGACCGAACTGAAGCAGATGCCCAGAAAGCAGAAGCAGCCCTTAAGGAAGCCCAAGCTAATTTAACATCAGCTCAGAAAAGTTTAGCCGTTCTTGAGGCCACTACGTCCATCATCAAAGCCCAACAAGCTCAAAGCCAAGCACAACTTGCCCAAGCCACTCAAAGCTTAAAAGAGACAAAATTGTCGGCTCCGTGGGCTGGTTTCATTGGAAATAAAGCCGTCCAAGAAGGACAACTCGTCAGACCCGGACAATTTCTAATGATGCTTGTGAGCAAAAGACCCTTTATCCGGGCCAACTTTAAAGAAACGCAAATTACGCGCATGAAACCAGGTCAAAGAGTTGAAGTCAAAGTTGATGCTTATCCAGGACAGATATTCCAGGGGCGAATTGAAAGTTTGTCACCTGCAAGTGGTGCCGTTTTTAGTTTGCTCCCCCCTGAAAATGCGACCGGCAATTTCACAAAAATTGTCCAACGTATTCCTGTAAAAATTCACCTTGAAGATATGAATATTAATACTTCTTTTCTACGCCCCGGTCTTTCAGTGATTGTAAAGGTCTTCACAAAAGAAGGTTAA
- a CDS encoding DEAD/DEAH box helicase, translated as MNFSDLGLGQKTLQGVQDAGYTTPTPIQQSVIPSVLAHRDLFGCAQTGTGKTASYTLPLLDLLEKGRARARMPRILVLAPTRELAQQIAEHFDSYGKHHKLKTALIIGGGSMIQQERALNGNIDILIATPGRLLDFVERGKVMLMAVEVLVIDEADRMLDMGFIPDIEKITKALPPHRQTLMFSATVAPEVRKLADSFLRNPEEITMAAPATTSANIQQFIVKSAPLRKRQILRAIIQKEDIKTAIIFCNRKKDIATLCSSFKRHKFNVASLHGDLTQTVRSETLEAFKKGDISFLIASDVAARGIDVEALSHVFNFDVPINAEEYVHRIGRTGRAGKTGKAFTFITPAEQSYLTAIQKLIDMEIPVYTIDSPEDQRGGAISTETHPRERKNYKNQENKVPPKEQAPKVTASHPSAPKSREPIIGFGDTPPAFMKNYFPDVPAGFVKKI; from the coding sequence ATGAACTTTTCAGATCTCGGCTTAGGTCAAAAAACCCTTCAAGGGGTTCAAGATGCAGGATATACAACTCCTACCCCTATCCAACAAAGTGTTATTCCATCTGTGTTAGCTCACCGAGATCTTTTTGGATGCGCTCAAACTGGCACAGGAAAAACAGCTTCTTATACGCTGCCTTTACTTGATCTTTTGGAAAAAGGCCGAGCCCGAGCGCGGATGCCGCGCATTCTTGTGCTGGCCCCCACTCGTGAACTTGCCCAACAAATTGCCGAGCATTTTGACTCCTATGGAAAACATCATAAATTAAAGACTGCTCTCATCATAGGGGGTGGCTCAATGATTCAACAAGAACGCGCCCTCAACGGCAATATCGATATTCTCATTGCAACACCTGGGCGGCTTTTGGACTTTGTAGAGCGCGGAAAAGTGATGTTGATGGCTGTTGAAGTTTTGGTCATTGATGAAGCAGATCGCATGCTTGATATGGGATTCATCCCTGATATTGAAAAAATTACGAAAGCTCTCCCCCCGCATCGACAAACCCTAATGTTTTCAGCAACTGTTGCCCCAGAAGTCCGCAAACTTGCTGATTCATTCTTACGAAATCCTGAAGAAATTACGATGGCGGCGCCAGCAACGACCTCCGCCAACATACAACAATTTATTGTTAAATCAGCCCCTCTCAGAAAACGTCAAATCTTACGCGCGATTATTCAAAAAGAAGACATCAAAACAGCGATTATCTTTTGCAACCGAAAAAAAGATATTGCCACCCTTTGTAGTTCCTTTAAGCGGCATAAATTTAATGTCGCCAGTCTTCATGGGGACTTAACGCAAACTGTTCGATCAGAAACCTTAGAAGCCTTTAAAAAAGGGGACATCTCATTTTTAATTGCGAGTGATGTTGCCGCCCGCGGAATTGACGTCGAAGCCCTTTCGCATGTTTTTAATTTTGATGTGCCAATCAATGCCGAAGAATATGTGCATCGAATTGGACGCACAGGACGCGCAGGAAAGACTGGAAAAGCTTTCACCTTTATAACGCCAGCGGAACAATCTTACCTTACCGCTATTCAGAAACTGATTGATATGGAAATTCCTGTTTATACAATCGACAGTCCTGAGGATCAAAGAGGTGGAGCCATCTCTACGGAAACTCACCCAAGAGAGAGAAAAAATTACAAAAACCAAGAAAATAAGGTGCCTCCTAAAGAACAAGCACCTAAAGTTACAGCTTCTCACCCTTCTGCTCCAAAATCTCGCGAACCAATCATTGGCTTTGGAGATACACCTCCAGCCTTTATGAAAAATTATTTTCCTGATGTGCCTGCCGGATTTGTGAAAAAAATTTAA
- the dnaK gene encoding molecular chaperone DnaK produces MSKVIGIDLGTTNSCVAVMDGSSAKVIENIEGARTTPSMVAFTKDGERLVGQAAKRQGVTNPENTLFSIKRLIGRRYDDPTTQKDKGLVPYKIINSETGDAWVEAHGKDYSPSQVSAFILQKMKETAENFLGEKVSQAVITVPAYFNDAQRQATKDAGKIAGLDVLRIINEPTAAALAYGLEKKGTGIVAVYDLGGGTFDVSILEIGDGVFEVKSTNGDTFLGGEDFDQKIIDYLADEFKKEQGINLRQDRLALQRLKEAAEKAKIELSTATQTEINLPFITADASGPKHLNIKMTRSKLESLVEDLVERTIQPCKAALKDAGLTAGQIEEVILVGGMTRMPKIIETVKNFFGREPHRGVNPDEVVAIGAAIQGGVLRGDVKDVLLLDVTPLSLGIETLGGIFTRLIERNTTIPTKKSQVFSTADDNQTAVTIRVSQGEREMAADNKLLGQFDLIGLPPAPRGMPQIEVTFDIDANGLVNVSAKDKGTGKEQQIRIQASGGLSDDEVEKMVKDAQSHEAEDKKRRAVIEARNHGESLVHSTEKNISEYGDKISAEDKAAIETAIKDLKESLTGEDEEAIKAKTQTLMEASMKLGEAIYKATQAESAASAAASGDPQATKQAEGDVVDADYEEVKDDKSQNA; encoded by the coding sequence ATGAGTAAAGTAATAGGTATTGACTTAGGTACAACAAATTCTTGCGTTGCCGTGATGGATGGCAGTAGCGCAAAAGTAATTGAAAATATAGAAGGGGCAAGAACAACACCCTCTATGGTTGCTTTCACAAAAGACGGTGAACGTCTTGTTGGGCAAGCCGCAAAACGCCAAGGCGTTACAAATCCAGAAAACACACTGTTTTCAATTAAGCGTTTGATTGGGCGTCGCTATGATGATCCAACGACGCAAAAAGATAAAGGACTTGTTCCTTATAAAATTATTAATTCAGAGACGGGCGATGCTTGGGTCGAAGCTCACGGCAAAGATTACAGCCCCAGTCAAGTAAGCGCCTTCATTTTGCAAAAAATGAAAGAAACAGCTGAGAATTTTCTCGGTGAAAAAGTGTCTCAAGCCGTTATTACCGTTCCCGCTTATTTCAATGACGCTCAACGTCAAGCCACAAAAGACGCGGGTAAAATCGCAGGCCTTGACGTCTTAAGAATCATCAATGAACCAACAGCTGCTGCTCTTGCCTATGGGCTTGAGAAAAAAGGGACAGGGATTGTTGCGGTTTATGACTTAGGCGGCGGAACTTTTGACGTCTCGATTTTAGAGATTGGTGATGGTGTTTTTGAAGTAAAATCTACCAATGGAGATACTTTCTTAGGCGGTGAAGATTTTGACCAAAAAATCATTGATTACCTTGCAGATGAATTTAAAAAAGAGCAAGGCATCAACTTGCGTCAAGATCGTCTCGCTTTACAGCGTCTTAAAGAGGCAGCGGAAAAAGCAAAGATTGAGCTTTCAACCGCAACCCAAACAGAAATCAATTTGCCTTTTATTACGGCAGATGCCTCAGGGCCTAAACACCTCAATATTAAAATGACTCGCTCAAAGCTTGAGTCTTTGGTCGAAGATCTTGTTGAAAGGACAATTCAACCTTGTAAAGCGGCTCTTAAAGATGCTGGCTTAACTGCAGGACAGATCGAAGAAGTTATTTTGGTGGGTGGTATGACACGGATGCCAAAAATTATTGAAACAGTTAAGAACTTTTTCGGACGTGAACCTCATCGTGGCGTGAATCCGGATGAAGTCGTGGCGATTGGTGCGGCGATTCAAGGCGGAGTTTTGAGAGGTGATGTTAAAGACGTTCTTCTGCTCGATGTCACACCTCTTTCTTTAGGAATTGAAACTCTTGGCGGTATTTTCACGCGTTTGATTGAGAGAAATACAACTATTCCAACCAAGAAAAGCCAGGTGTTCTCAACCGCGGACGATAATCAAACCGCTGTAACGATTCGTGTTTCACAAGGTGAACGTGAAATGGCTGCGGATAATAAGCTTTTAGGGCAATTTGATTTGATTGGGCTTCCTCCAGCACCTCGCGGTATGCCGCAAATCGAAGTCACTTTTGACATCGATGCGAATGGTTTGGTGAATGTTTCAGCAAAAGATAAAGGCACTGGAAAAGAACAACAAATCCGCATTCAAGCCTCTGGTGGATTGAGTGATGATGAAGTTGAGAAAATGGTAAAAGATGCTCAATCTCACGAAGCTGAAGATAAGAAGCGTCGCGCTGTGATTGAAGCTAGAAATCATGGTGAAAGTCTTGTGCATTCCACTGAAAAAAATATTTCAGAGTATGGTGATAAGATTTCTGCTGAAGACAAAGCAGCTATTGAGACGGCGATTAAAGACCTCAAAGAATCCTTAACAGGGGAAGATGAGGAAGCTATCAAGGCAAAAACACAAACTTTGATGGAAGCATCCATGAAACTTGGAGAGGCTATTTATAAAGCAACTCAAGCGGAAAGTGCGGCTTCTGCTGCTGCTTCTGGCGATCCTCAAGCTACAAAACAAGCAGAAGGCGATGTCGTTGATGCAGATTATGAAGAAGTAAAAGACGACAAGTCTCAAAACGCATAA
- the dnaJ gene encoding molecular chaperone DnaJ: MTEKRDYYEMLGISKDASADDLKKAYRKLAMKYHPDRNQSDKEAEKKFKEINEAYEILKDDQKRAAYDRYGHAAFDPAAGGFGGGGRGSNGPGFDFHFSQGGGGFSDIFEEVFSEFMGGGARQQGATSSAQRGSDLRYNLKITLEDAFKGAQTTIKLNTPVKCDTCEGHGTAKGTKPETCTTCRGRGSIRMQQGFFSVERTCTTCHGAGQLIKDPCKGCRGTGRKTGERTLSVAIPAGIEDGSRIRLAGEGEAGLRGGPAGDLYVFVAIEDHRLFEREGSDLYCKTPISFGTAALGGTLEMPTIDGNHVRVTIPEGTQSGRQFRLKGKGMSILRRSGRGDMIIQVNIETPVHLNKRQKELLKELDETMKKGDHTPENDKFMAKIKKFLEGLKHCLSLWGL, from the coding sequence ATGACAGAAAAGCGCGATTATTATGAAATGCTGGGCATCTCAAAAGATGCCTCTGCAGATGATCTTAAAAAAGCCTATCGCAAGCTTGCGATGAAATATCATCCGGATCGAAATCAATCCGATAAAGAAGCCGAAAAAAAATTTAAAGAAATTAATGAAGCCTATGAAATTCTGAAAGACGATCAAAAACGAGCGGCCTATGATCGCTATGGTCATGCTGCTTTTGATCCTGCGGCTGGTGGATTTGGCGGTGGCGGTCGTGGAAGTAATGGGCCTGGATTTGATTTCCATTTCTCTCAAGGGGGCGGTGGTTTTTCAGATATCTTTGAAGAAGTTTTCAGTGAATTTATGGGCGGTGGCGCCCGACAACAAGGCGCAACCTCTTCTGCTCAACGCGGGTCCGATTTACGTTATAACTTGAAGATTACGCTTGAAGATGCCTTTAAAGGAGCCCAAACAACCATCAAGCTTAACACGCCGGTTAAGTGTGACACGTGTGAAGGACATGGCACCGCAAAAGGCACTAAGCCTGAGACGTGTACGACGTGTCGAGGGCGAGGGTCTATTCGCATGCAGCAAGGATTTTTTTCTGTTGAGCGAACATGTACAACATGTCATGGGGCAGGCCAACTTATTAAAGATCCTTGTAAAGGATGTCGTGGCACGGGCCGAAAAACAGGTGAGCGGACTCTTTCTGTCGCGATTCCTGCGGGTATTGAGGATGGATCTCGTATTCGTCTTGCCGGAGAAGGCGAAGCTGGTCTGCGCGGTGGCCCCGCTGGGGATCTGTACGTTTTTGTCGCGATTGAAGACCATCGTTTATTTGAACGAGAAGGCTCTGATTTGTATTGCAAAACTCCAATTTCGTTTGGAACCGCGGCCCTTGGCGGAACGCTTGAAATGCCAACGATTGATGGTAATCACGTTCGTGTTACAATCCCAGAAGGCACTCAAAGTGGACGCCAATTCCGATTAAAAGGCAAGGGAATGTCTATTTTAAGGCGGTCTGGCCGAGGCGATATGATTATTCAAGTGAATATAGAAACTCCTGTTCATCTTAATAAACGACAAAAAGAGTTGCTAAAGGAACTCGATGAAACGATGAAAAAAGGGGATCATACGCCTGAAAATGATAAATTTATGGCGAAAATTAAAAAGTTCCTTGAAGGATTAAAGCATTGTCTTTCCTTGTGGGGATTATAA
- a CDS encoding porin, giving the protein MIFSQGMQASSSQQEITVLKEQLKVLMQRIETLEKNQKVTQAGLSAPQEKITNVSDLPKPTAPLQVISGNNKVQLTLSGQINRLVSFDSNGKNSQVSHKDNSFSSTRLNFTGKGALNDETTVSGVLEVEIRSDASSTRDIGTASDPSSSVFLRERRIEAIFDHKRYGKLWLGQGPMASDSTSEVDYSGTDVITSGSEIQDQAGGIKFFNKRTQQKDARTIGAVYDNYGQTFRQDRVRYDTPNFNGFVFGASHATRDIVDASLKYAGEYEKTKFGAAVAVAKNPFTGATRKGWEQYNGSASILFSNGLSLMGASGHRKFKDKGRNPGKYWYGKVGYQFNYFDVGKTAFAIDYAWSKSIADDPSFTLTDFNIINTERFNSYGLVAVQSLDSAATEVYAAARTHQLKRQGDWFSRIFSFVAGVRVKL; this is encoded by the coding sequence TTGATTTTTTCTCAAGGAATGCAGGCGAGTTCTTCTCAACAAGAAATCACAGTTCTTAAAGAGCAATTGAAAGTCTTGATGCAGAGAATTGAAACCCTTGAGAAAAATCAGAAAGTAACTCAAGCAGGTCTTTCCGCACCGCAAGAAAAAATTACGAATGTCAGCGATTTACCCAAACCAACAGCGCCTTTACAGGTGATCTCAGGCAATAATAAAGTCCAACTTACTCTTTCAGGCCAAATCAATCGTTTGGTGAGTTTTGATAGTAACGGCAAAAACTCTCAAGTGTCTCATAAGGATAACTCCTTTTCTTCAACACGCCTCAATTTTACGGGGAAAGGTGCTCTCAATGATGAGACCACAGTTTCTGGCGTCCTTGAAGTTGAAATTCGCTCAGATGCGAGTTCAACACGGGATATTGGAACGGCGTCGGACCCAAGTTCATCGGTATTTTTGAGAGAGCGCCGCATTGAGGCTATTTTCGATCATAAAAGATATGGAAAGTTATGGTTAGGGCAAGGGCCTATGGCGAGTGATAGCACCTCAGAAGTAGATTATTCTGGGACAGATGTGATTACCAGTGGATCAGAGATCCAAGATCAGGCAGGAGGCATTAAGTTCTTTAATAAACGGACACAGCAGAAAGATGCTCGCACGATTGGTGCTGTTTATGATAACTATGGGCAGACTTTCCGCCAAGATCGCGTCCGTTATGATACGCCCAATTTTAATGGTTTTGTGTTTGGCGCGAGCCACGCTACACGCGATATTGTGGATGCTTCTTTAAAATACGCAGGCGAGTATGAGAAAACAAAATTTGGGGCCGCTGTCGCCGTTGCGAAGAATCCTTTCACAGGGGCCACGCGTAAAGGATGGGAGCAATATAATGGGTCGGCTTCTATTCTTTTCTCAAATGGGCTCAGTTTAATGGGCGCTTCAGGTCATCGTAAATTCAAAGACAAGGGGCGTAATCCAGGTAAATATTGGTATGGGAAGGTTGGCTATCAATTTAACTATTTTGACGTTGGAAAAACGGCGTTTGCCATAGATTATGCCTGGAGTAAATCGATAGCGGATGATCCCAGTTTCACGCTGACAGATTTTAACATCATCAATACAGAGCGTTTTAATAGTTATGGCCTTGTTGCTGTTCAATCTCTTGATTCTGCCGCAACCGAAGTGTATGCCGCAGCGCGGACGCATCAACTGAAACGTCAAGGTGACTGGTTCAGTAGGATTTTTTCTTTTGTTGCCGGTGTGCGAGTTAAACTTTAA
- a CDS encoding RMD1 family protein, with amino-acid sequence MRCSAYCTAKTYDLAQINDFLRSRCPTTLYQDVIHFRFKKGEVFCFDHGCVIFWNLSEEEEQESLKYILKYEIEPLKTPEFDEFSFHYGPHTRMSQDEITLEDAQDPLLKLAISYGLAQSVKLLVYERRIESAIEDASVITQALATKGKVPLSRRQIGRKIGALFFERSSINLQSDFLDTPDFFWENSEYESFYRQAAKDLDIKSRTQSLNRKLEMIHELFQILGDTLNHRHSTRLEWIIIILILLEVLLAISTSYEHLLSCFT; translated from the coding sequence ATGCGTTGCTCCGCTTATTGCACAGCAAAAACATATGATCTTGCCCAAATAAATGACTTTTTGCGCTCCCGATGCCCTACCACTCTGTATCAAGATGTCATTCATTTTCGCTTTAAAAAAGGTGAAGTCTTTTGTTTTGATCATGGTTGCGTTATTTTTTGGAATCTTTCAGAAGAAGAAGAACAAGAATCTTTAAAATATATTCTGAAATATGAAATAGAGCCTCTCAAAACGCCGGAATTTGATGAATTTTCATTTCACTATGGACCTCACACCCGGATGTCTCAAGATGAGATTACGCTGGAAGATGCCCAAGATCCTCTTCTAAAACTCGCAATTTCTTATGGACTTGCTCAATCCGTAAAATTACTTGTTTACGAGCGCCGAATTGAATCCGCGATCGAAGATGCTAGCGTTATTACCCAAGCCCTTGCAACAAAAGGAAAAGTCCCTCTCTCTCGTCGTCAGATTGGTCGAAAAATAGGCGCGCTTTTCTTTGAAAGAAGCTCTATCAATCTTCAAAGTGATTTCCTCGACACCCCCGATTTTTTCTGGGAGAACTCTGAATATGAGTCTTTTTATCGTCAAGCTGCCAAAGATCTTGATATCAAATCACGAACCCAAAGTTTAAATCGCAAACTTGAGATGATTCATGAACTTTTTCAAATTTTAGGGGATACGTTAAACCATCGTCATTCCACAAGACTTGAGTGGATTATTATCATCTTAATTTTGCTTGAAGTTTTACTTGCAATTTCAACAAGTTACGAACATTTACTGTCCTGTTTTACTTAA
- a CDS encoding cation diffusion facilitator family transporter — MPQRDLKSVKYASYASVVVACILILAKFFAWQVTGALSLQASLIDSVLDGLASLLNMFAIREAHRPPDAEHRFGHGKIEAIGALAQSIFIFGSASWLFYEAGNRFLHPESVEEAGIGLGVMGFSIVLTLALVLYQKHVFKRTHSIAIQADSIHYQSDLFINISVIIALLGSRFNGMSFLDPLIGTGIAAYILYTAWKVVAQSFDILIDREFSQEDRQKIIQLVLNHPQVLGYHDLRTRSSGTQKFIQIHLEMDGDLTLKTAHKISLEVILKIQQAFPYTEVLIHEDPSGEIDDHP; from the coding sequence GTGCCTCAACGTGATTTAAAATCAGTGAAATATGCAAGTTATGCGTCGGTCGTTGTTGCTTGCATCTTGATTCTTGCAAAATTTTTCGCCTGGCAAGTGACAGGGGCTTTGAGCCTGCAAGCTTCGTTGATTGATTCAGTGCTTGATGGATTAGCCTCGCTTTTAAATATGTTTGCAATCCGTGAAGCCCATCGTCCTCCTGATGCAGAACACCGTTTTGGACACGGTAAAATTGAGGCAATTGGGGCGTTAGCTCAATCCATTTTTATTTTTGGGTCTGCAAGTTGGTTGTTTTACGAAGCGGGGAATCGTTTCTTACATCCTGAGTCTGTTGAAGAGGCGGGCATCGGGTTGGGAGTGATGGGATTTTCGATTGTTCTGACGCTTGCCCTTGTTTTGTATCAAAAGCATGTTTTTAAGCGCACCCATTCTATCGCCATTCAGGCGGATTCAATTCATTACCAAAGTGACTTATTTATTAATATAAGCGTTATTATTGCGCTTTTAGGAAGCCGCTTTAACGGGATGTCTTTTTTGGATCCTCTCATTGGGACAGGCATTGCGGCTTATATTTTATACACAGCCTGGAAAGTTGTTGCTCAATCTTTTGATATTCTCATTGATCGCGAATTCTCTCAAGAAGATCGACAAAAGATCATTCAACTTGTTTTAAATCATCCCCAAGTTTTAGGGTATCATGATTTAAGAACTCGCTCTTCTGGGACACAGAAATTTATTCAAATTCATCTTGAAATGGATGGCGATTTAACCTTAAAAACAGCTCATAAAATTTCTCTAGAGGTCATCTTGAAAATTCAACAAGCTTTTCCTTATACAGAAGTCTTAATCCATGAAGATCCCAGTGGCGAAATCGATGATCATCCTTAA